The Desulfurobacterium indicum genome has a segment encoding these proteins:
- the trpE gene encoding anthranilate synthase component I gives MKLEDVKSLVSKGFNLIPIYREIVADFETPLSAFVKLKPIGANILLESVEGGEKWGRYSIIGIGNLVTVKSKERFVEINRNGRIEVKEIKTDPLEILREEFKRYKPFRDKNLPRMWGGFFGYLGYDTVKFFEPRVTSFSKKNKEDSMLYDMVFSIPRNLIIFDNVSKTMKIIGYIIERDYSPIEEIYEETIASINEIEKQLTESIPADREATGAKVTRNWKVNFSDGEFAGAVKKAKEYIKAGDIIQVVLSRRFEKPFKSDAVTLYRALRFINPSPYMYLLDYNDFQIVGASPEVLIRLTDGKIETRPIAGTRRRGKTEEEDLAMERELLSDEKEKAEHIMLVDLARNDVGRVAKNGTVKVTDLMIIERYSHVMHIVSNVVGKLKKGFDAFDVLKACFPAGTVSGAPKVRAMEIIEEMEPSKRGVYAGAVGYFSFDGNMDTAIAIRTAVVRKDKVYVQAGAGIVADSKPELEVKETLNKAKAIFKAVEFAEKGLKFHN, from the coding sequence ATGAAACTGGAAGATGTAAAAAGCTTGGTCTCAAAAGGATTCAACCTTATACCAATATATAGAGAAATAGTGGCAGATTTTGAAACGCCTCTTTCGGCATTTGTAAAACTTAAACCAATAGGAGCGAACATACTGTTAGAAAGTGTCGAGGGCGGCGAAAAGTGGGGAAGATATTCAATAATAGGTATCGGGAATCTGGTTACTGTTAAAAGCAAAGAAAGATTCGTAGAAATAAACCGCAACGGTAGAATAGAGGTAAAAGAAATAAAAACAGATCCCCTGGAAATTCTCAGGGAAGAGTTCAAAAGATATAAGCCTTTCAGAGACAAGAATTTGCCCAGAATGTGGGGCGGATTTTTTGGATATTTAGGTTACGATACCGTAAAATTTTTTGAGCCGAGAGTAACCTCCTTTTCGAAAAAGAATAAAGAAGATTCCATGTTATACGATATGGTCTTTTCAATACCAAGAAATTTAATAATTTTTGATAACGTTTCAAAAACAATGAAAATAATAGGTTACATAATAGAAAGGGACTACTCTCCGATAGAAGAAATCTATGAAGAAACCATAGCATCCATCAATGAAATAGAAAAACAGCTGACAGAAAGTATTCCGGCAGATAGGGAAGCCACAGGAGCAAAAGTAACCCGAAACTGGAAGGTAAACTTTTCAGACGGCGAATTTGCAGGAGCTGTTAAAAAGGCAAAAGAATACATAAAAGCAGGAGATATTATTCAGGTTGTTCTGTCAAGACGTTTTGAAAAACCATTTAAAAGTGACGCCGTTACACTTTACAGGGCGTTGAGATTTATCAATCCATCACCTTACATGTATCTACTTGATTACAATGACTTTCAGATTGTCGGTGCATCTCCTGAAGTACTGATAAGACTAACCGACGGAAAGATCGAAACAAGACCCATCGCTGGAACGAGAAGAAGAGGAAAAACCGAAGAAGAAGACCTTGCAATGGAAAGAGAACTACTTTCAGATGAAAAAGAAAAAGCAGAACACATAATGCTTGTTGACCTTGCAAGGAACGACGTAGGTAGAGTAGCCAAAAATGGAACGGTAAAAGTAACAGACCTTATGATCATAGAGAGATACTCCCACGTTATGCACATTGTTTCAAATGTTGTAGGAAAGCTTAAAAAAGGCTTTGATGCGTTTGACGTTTTGAAAGCGTGCTTTCCGGCAGGAACAGTATCAGGCGCCCCAAAGGTTCGTGCAATGGAAATTATAGAAGAGATGGAACCTTCCAAAAGAGGCGTTTATGCAGGTGCGGTAGGATATTTCTCTTTCGATGGAAATATGGATACTGCAATAGCCATAAGAACAGCTGTCGTCAGGAAAGATAAAGTTTACGTTCAAGCAGGCGCCGGCATAGTTGCCGATTCCAAACCTGAACTTGAAGTAAAAGAAACACTCAATAAGGCAAAAGCTATTTTTAAAGCCGTTGAGTTTGCCGAAAAAGGACTTAAATTTCACAACTGA
- a CDS encoding TetR/AcrR family transcriptional regulator encodes MKDTILKAADKIFSTYGYHEAKVAMIAHEAGVAVGTIYRFFSGKDELYREVVRMKLFEMEKRIVSAISDKPPLDALRAYIHEAFKFFEENKDFFKFFLRDVGTFSVADLEKFGLSFWYDNFINKLTKMIEKGKKEGIFKDFDSKIVMLFLSGAVKNLVYSEAKGRIKQNINSIEETIFKIVTEGIKR; translated from the coding sequence ATGAAAGATACCATTTTGAAGGCTGCAGATAAGATTTTTTCTACTTATGGTTATCATGAAGCCAAAGTTGCCATGATCGCCCACGAGGCGGGCGTTGCCGTAGGCACTATATACAGATTTTTCAGCGGCAAAGACGAGCTTTACAGAGAAGTCGTCAGGATGAAGCTGTTTGAGATGGAAAAAAGGATAGTCAGTGCTATTTCTGATAAACCGCCGCTTGATGCTTTGAGGGCTTATATTCATGAGGCTTTTAAATTTTTTGAAGAAAATAAAGATTTCTTTAAATTTTTTTTACGTGATGTAGGAACTTTTTCCGTTGCAGATCTTGAAAAATTTGGTTTATCTTTCTGGTATGATAATTTTATAAATAAACTTACTAAAATGATAGAAAAAGGGAAAAAGGAGGGTATTTTCAAAGATTTTGACAGTAAGATTGTTATGCTTTTTCTTTCCGGAGCCGTAAAAAATCTGGTTTATTCAGAGGCTAAGGGACGAATTAAGCAAAATATAAATTCTATAGAAGAGACTATCTTCAAAATTGTAACAGAAGGCATTAAAAGATAA
- a CDS encoding CDP-alcohol phosphatidyltransferase family protein codes for MISSTNIKVKIQKMLKPLAEAFDTVGVTPDILTLMGFSLSLISALLIYRRMFAIAGFVFLFAGACDMLDGILARVKGRVTKAGAFMDSFFDRYADFFPLAAFVVLAVEGKDTTMAVLGLLSIMGSFATSYAKARAESLGVECKVGLIERPERFFIILFALFTGFVDSMLLFLALFSNFTAFQRFFYTIKILKRES; via the coding sequence ATGATAAGCTCTACTAACATTAAAGTTAAAATTCAAAAGATGTTAAAACCTCTTGCGGAAGCTTTTGATACTGTGGGAGTTACTCCGGACATTTTAACGCTTATGGGTTTTTCTCTTTCCCTGATCAGTGCGCTTTTGATATACAGGAGAATGTTTGCAATTGCCGGTTTTGTTTTTCTGTTTGCCGGCGCCTGCGATATGCTGGACGGTATACTGGCACGGGTAAAAGGAAGGGTTACAAAAGCAGGAGCTTTTATGGATTCTTTTTTTGATAGGTATGCTGACTTTTTTCCTCTTGCTGCGTTTGTTGTCCTTGCCGTTGAAGGAAAAGATACAACAATGGCGGTTCTTGGACTTTTATCCATTATGGGTTCATTTGCTACAAGTTATGCCAAGGCAAGAGCTGAATCCCTTGGAGTAGAGTGTAAAGTTGGTTTGATTGAAAGGCCTGAAAGATTTTTTATCATTCTTTTTGCCCTTTTTACAGGATTTGTTGATTCTATGCTACTTTTTTTAGCTCTTTTTTCAAACTTTACTGCTTTTCAAAGATTTTTCTATACTATTAAAATTCTCAAGAGAGAATCTTAA